A single genomic interval of Pyrus communis chromosome 7, drPyrComm1.1, whole genome shotgun sequence harbors:
- the LOC137740141 gene encoding DEAD-box ATP-dependent RNA helicase 20 gives MSRYDSRSGDPTSYRDRRSDSGFGGATGYGGSTRSSSSRRENDGAESPGKLDLDGLIPFEKNFYVESPELEKMSEVEVEEYRKRREITVEGRDVPKPIKSFRDTGFPEYVLEEVTKAGFVEPTPIQAQGWPMALKGRDLIGIAETGSGKTLAYLLPAIVHVNAQPILSPGDGPIVLVLAPTRELAVQIQQEATKFGSSSKIKSTCIYGGVPKGPQVRDLQKGVEIVIATPGRLIDMMESHHTNLRRVTYLVLDEADRMLDMGFDPQIRKIVSQIRPDRQTLYWSATWPKEVEQLARQFLYNPYKVIIGSPDLKANHSIRQIVDIITENQKYNRLVKLLEDIMDGSRILIFMDTKKGCDQITRQLRMDGWPALSIHGDKSQAERDWVLSEFKAGKSPIMTATDVAARGLDVKDVKFVINYDFPGSLEDYVHRIGRTGRAGAKGTAYTFFTAANARFAKELIALLEEAGQKVSPELAAMGRGAPPPPSGHGGFRDRGRGYGGGRPWN, from the exons ATGAGCCGCTACGACAGCCGCTCCGGCGACCCCACTTCCTACCGTGACCGGAGAAG TGATTCCGGTTTTGGTGGGGCAACCGGCTATGGTGGCTCAACACGGTCTTCTTCAAGCAGGAGGGAGAATGATGGTGCTGAGTCACCAGGGAAGTTGGATTTGGACGGATTGATACCTTTTGAGAAGAATTTCTATGTTGAGTCGCCTGAATTGGAAAAAATGTCAGAGGTGGAGGTTGAGGAATATAGGAAACGGAGGGAAATTACTGTTGAAGGCCGTGATGTTCCAAAACCCATCAAGAGTTTCCGTGACACTGGATTTCCag AATACGTTTTGGAAGAAGTTACAAAGGCTGGATTTGTGGAACCTACACCAATCCAAGCTCAAGGATGGCCAATGGCTTTGAAAGGTCGTGATCTCATTGGTATTGCTGAAACAGGATCAGGGAAGACACTAGCCTACCTGTTGCCTGCAATTGTCCATGTCAATGCCCAACCAATTCTAT cTCCTGGAGATGGCCCGATAGTTCTAGTTTTAGCTCCAACCCGTGAACTCGCTGTTCAAATCCAACAAGAGGCTACTAAATTTGGTTCATCGTCGAAAATTAAAAGCACATGCATATATGGTGGGGTTCCAAAGGGACCTCAAGTTCGTGATCTGCAGAAAG GAGTTGAGATTGTAATTGCTACACCCGGGAGGTTGATTGATATGATGGAATCACATCATACCAACTTGCGAAGGGTCACTTACCTTGTATTGGATGAAGCTGATCGGATGCTAGACATGGGGTTTGATCCACAGATAAGGAAGATCGTTTCACAG ATTCGCCCAGACCGTCAAACATTATACTGGAGTGCTACCTGGCCAAAGGAGGTTGAACAACTGGCAAGGCAGTTCCTCTACAACCCATACAAA GTGATAATAGGTTCTCCAGATTTGAAAGCTAACCATTCGATCCGCCAAATCGTTGACATCATTACTGAAAATCAGAAATATAACAG ATTGGTGAAATTGCTTGAGGATATCATGGATGGCAGCAGAATACTGATATTCATGGATACTAAGAAAGGATGTGATCAGATCACTCGGCAGCTCCGCATGGATGGTTGGCCTGCTCTTTCGATTCATGGTGACAAGAGTCAAGCAGAAAGGGATTGGGTTCTCTCTGAGTTTAAAGCTGGCAAGAGCCCCATAATGACTGCAACAGATGTTGCTGCTCGTGGTCTAG ATGTGAAGGATGTGAAATTTGTTATTAACTATGATTTTCCTGGATCCCTTGAGGATTATGTTCACCGCATTGGCCGAACCGGAAGAGCTGGGGCAAAAGGAACAGCTTACACATTCTTTACAGCTGCTAACGCTAGGTTCGCAAAGGAACTTATTGCCTTGCTTGAGGAAGCTGGACAGAAGGTCAGTCCTGAGTTGGCAGCAATGGGTCGTGGTGCACCACCTCCCCCTTCAG GTCATGGGGGCTTTCGAGATCGTGGTAGGGGCTATGGAGGCGGTCGTCCTTGGAACTGA
- the LOC137740126 gene encoding uncharacterized protein: MIEDGPKLYANKPKKAQLKQFQDQSSSPPSSSTMTSAQSSSPPPPPPPKESFARRYKFLWPLLLTVNLGVGAYLFMRTKKKDIEEDMTTTVPTTAQTTPTTEKPLPSPTVTEPVKLREPIPEDQQRQLFKWMLEEKRKVKPKDPEEKKRLDEEKAILKQFIRAKSLPKI, translated from the exons ATGATAGAAGACGGTCCCAAGCTCTacgccaacaaacccaagaaag CGCAGCTGAAACAGTTTCAGGATCAGTCTTCGTCTCCGCCATCGTCATCGACAATGACGTCGGCTCAGTCTTCGTCTCCGCCGCCACCTCCGCCCCCGAAGGAGTCGTTTGCTCGGCGTTACAAGTTTCTCTGGCCTCTGCTCTTGACTGTCAATCTGGGCGTTGGAG CTTACCTGTTTAtgagaacaaagaagaaagatataGAGGAAGACATGACTACTACCGTTCCAACAACAGCTCAAACAACTCCTACTACCGAGAAACCCCTACCTTCACCAACCGTCACAGAGCCTGTGAAATTGCGGGAACCAATCCCGGAGGATCAACAACGCCAACTTTTCAAGTGGATGctggaagagaaaagaaaggttaaaccaaaagaTCCTGAAGAGAAGAAGCGCCTTGATGAGGAGAAAGCCATTCTTAAACAGTTTATCCGGGCAAAATCCCTTCCAAAAATCTAA
- the LOC137741005 gene encoding 3-epi-6-deoxocathasterone 23-monooxygenase CYP90D1, with protein MENSLIVLISAAAAAAAAATATAIVSILSIIFLYRNNTTNSNFLRFFAASATTSHIGSKHRRTQLPLGTLGLPFLGETIEFVTCAYSDCPESFMDKRRHLYGKVFKSHIFGSPTIVSTDAEVSKIVLQSDAKSFVPSYPKSLTELMGKSSILLINGALQRRIHGLIGAFLKSPHLKAQITTDMQNYVQQSMENWTDDHPIYIQDETKHIAFQVLVKALISLDPGEDMEFLKKQFQEFIAGLMSIPINIPGSRLYRSLQAKKKMVKLVQEIIQAKKKESDIISNKVPKDVVDVLLRDTSEQLTGDLIADNMIDMMIPGEDSVPLLMTLAIKYLSDSPTALQQLTEENMKLKALKDELGEPLCWSDYLSLPFTQNVITETLRMGNIITGVMRKAMKDVEIKGYLIPKGWCVFTYFRSVHLDQNNYDWPYHFNPWRWQDKDMSSCNFTPFGGGQRLCPGLDLARLEASIFLHHFVTRFRWAAEEDTIVNFPTVRMKRRMPIRVKRKVGGTH; from the exons atggaaaattcaCTGATTGTACTAatatcagcagcagcagcagcagcagcagcagcaacagcaacaGCAATCGTGTCGATCTTGTCCATAATATTCCTCTACAGAAacaacaccaccaactccaacTTTCTGAGGTTTTTTGCTGCTTCTGCTACTACTTCACATATCGGATCAAAACACAGAAGAACCCAACTTCCTTTGGGAACTCTTGGGCTTCCTTTTCTTGGTGAAACCATTGAGTTTGTGACTTGTGCTTACTCCGACTGCCCTGAGAGCTTCATGGACAAGCGCCGCCACTT GTATGGGAAGGTGTTCAAGTCACACATATTTGGAAGTCCAACAATTGTATCAACAGATGCCGAAGTGAGTAAAATTGTTCTGCAGAGTGATGCAAAATCTTTTGTGCCATCTTACCCAAAATCTCTCACCGAGTTGATGGGGAAGTCCTCAATTTTGCTCATCAACGGAGCCCTGCAGAGAAGAATCCATGGACTCATTGGAGCCTTTTTAAAGTCCCCACACCTCAAAGCTCAAATCACCACAGACATGCAAAACTATGTCCAACAATCCATGGAAAATTGGACAGACGACCATCCCATTTACATACAAGATGAAACCAAACAT ATTGCTTTCCAAGTACTTGTCAAAGCATTGATTAGTTTGGATCCTGGTGAGGACATGGAGTTCCTAAAGAAACAGTTCCAAGAATTCATTGCAGGCCTCATGTCTATACCCATAAACATTCCTGGAAGTAGACTTTACAGATCATTACAG gcaaagaagaaaatggtCAAGCTAGTACAGGAAATCATACaagctaaaaaaaaagagagtgaTATAATCTCCAACAAGGTTCCCAAAGATGTGGTAGATGTTCTGCTGAGAGACACAAGTGAGCAGTTAACAGGGGATCTGATAGCAGATAACATGATTGATATGATGATACCAGGGGAGGATTCAGTGCCACTTCTCATGACTCTTGCAATCAAATACCTCTCAGACTCCCCCACTGCTCTCCAACAATTAACT GAGGAGAACATGAAGTTAAAAGCTCTGAAAGATGAGCTTGGAGAGCCACTGTGTTGGAGTGATTACTTGTCCTTACCATTTACACAAAAT GTGATCACAGAAACCCTAAGGATGGGAAACATCATAACTGGGGTGATGAGGAAGGCCATGAAAGATGTGGAGATAAAAGGGTATTTAATACCAAAGGGATGGTGTGTCTTCACATATTTCAGATCAGTTCATCTTGATCAGAATAACTATGATTGGCCTTATCACTTCAATCCATGGAGGTGGCAA GACAAAGATATGAGCAGCTGCAACTTCACTCCTTTTGGAGGAGGACAAAGGCTGTGTCCTGGACTTGACTTAGCAAGGCTTGAAGCCTCCATTTTCTTACACCACTTTGTCACTCGATTCAG GTGGGCGGCTGAGGAGGACACAATTGTGAACTTCCCCACAGTAAGAATGAAGCGGAGGATGCCGATCAGGGTCAAAAGGAAAGTTGGTGGGACCCACTAG